The following are encoded together in the Cyanobacterium aponinum PCC 10605 genome:
- a CDS encoding MFS transporter, whose protein sequence is MKTISQKMIIGLFFCVFLSLFSEVLLSPFYPLFFSKVFGVQDLSYAGYYIFICRLTVVLFTPIWGFLAKRFEARKLLSVGQLGAAVMTAMMALTQNVYQFTFITVLLLIFKSSYFLLYPLIIELGGEHRRSTLTGVYQAVFHGAIVSSTVVGAWVLNLQHPLHLFYGVALGDVLQFALCFMLLKNIPKLNQQKNIAKNVDSGKNPWGFIIAIGLVVLTFQLANNLVRPYFTAYVTEPTPFGVDLITSSFLFLIPSVMAIASMPFIRRFATSSRLSMLYTTGIMLLIGSLYLQGFSQSLPIFVMARVIYGFFLAITQGVLELKLFENSKSNHLHFNYGLITSFANIGHLGAPLLASSLVNSYGLAFPLIAAATLCILNLALAKLTIFRLKLSEGFS, encoded by the coding sequence ATGAAGACTATTTCACAAAAAATGATTATCGGTTTGTTTTTCTGTGTATTTTTGTCTTTGTTTTCGGAGGTGTTGCTGTCTCCTTTTTACCCTTTATTTTTTAGTAAGGTTTTCGGGGTTCAGGATTTAAGTTATGCGGGATACTATATCTTTATTTGTCGATTAACAGTGGTGCTTTTTACTCCCATTTGGGGGTTTTTAGCGAAGCGGTTTGAGGCGAGAAAACTTTTATCTGTTGGACAATTAGGTGCGGCGGTAATGACGGCAATGATGGCATTAACACAAAATGTTTATCAATTTACGTTTATTACGGTTCTATTACTTATTTTTAAGAGTAGTTACTTTTTGCTTTATCCGTTGATTATTGAATTGGGAGGGGAGCATAGGAGAAGTACTTTAACGGGAGTTTATCAGGCGGTTTTTCATGGGGCGATTGTGTCATCGACGGTGGTTGGGGCTTGGGTTCTCAATTTACAGCATCCTTTGCACTTGTTTTATGGGGTGGCTTTGGGTGATGTTTTACAATTCGCTTTATGTTTTATGCTACTTAAGAATATTCCCAAGTTAAATCAGCAAAAAAATATTGCTAAAAATGTTGATTCAGGGAAAAACCCGTGGGGATTTATTATCGCTATTGGTTTGGTGGTTCTCACTTTTCAACTAGCGAATAATTTAGTAAGACCTTATTTTACTGCCTATGTGACAGAGCCTACGCCCTTTGGTGTTGATTTAATCACCAGTAGTTTCCTATTTCTTATTCCTAGTGTAATGGCGATCGCATCTATGCCATTTATCCGCCGTTTTGCCACATCTAGCCGTTTGTCTATGCTTTATACCACGGGAATAATGCTATTAATTGGAAGTTTATACCTCCAAGGTTTTAGCCAATCATTACCTATATTCGTTATGGCAAGGGTGATTTATGGTTTCTTTCTAGCGATTACCCAAGGGGTTTTAGAACTCAAACTGTTTGAAAATAGTAAATCCAATCATCTACATTTTAATTATGGTTTGATTACTTCCTTTGCTAACATTGGACACCTAGGTGCGCCTTTACTCGCTTCTAGCTTGGTGAATAGCTATGGTTTGGCATTCCCCCTCATTGCCGCCGCCACTTTATGTATTTTGAATTTAGCTCTGGCGAAATTGACGATTTTTAGACTCAAACTTTCTGAAGGGTTTTCATAG
- the tsaB gene encoding tRNA (adenosine(37)-N6)-threonylcarbamoyltransferase complex dimerization subunit type 1 TsaB produces MNRKGLALHTTTGELGVAFVDNQGKYYCQSWDLGRDLANQLQVKLQEFIAPLCLWSDLDFLVVAIGPGSYTSTRIGVVTAKTLAQQLNIPVYGISTLETLAWNQAINKPENSLLAIEMRANNEDVYGGIYQKKSNDLLIKILADEQLKKQKWMEIVSKYQVKFEEKIEVIFAPDKLGFTAKNLLEIAEIKINCEGIINIDSWQTLQPFYN; encoded by the coding sequence ATGAATAGAAAAGGATTAGCTTTACACACTACAACGGGAGAATTAGGAGTTGCTTTTGTTGATAATCAAGGAAAATATTATTGTCAGTCGTGGGATTTAGGTAGAGATTTAGCCAATCAATTACAGGTAAAATTGCAGGAATTTATCGCTCCTTTATGTTTATGGTCAGATTTGGATTTTCTGGTAGTTGCGATCGGACCTGGAAGTTATACTAGCACACGAATAGGAGTAGTAACTGCTAAAACTCTAGCACAACAATTAAATATTCCTGTTTATGGTATCTCCACTTTAGAAACTTTGGCATGGAATCAGGCAATAAATAAGCCAGAAAATTCTCTTTTAGCAATAGAAATGAGAGCTAATAATGAAGATGTTTATGGTGGAATTTATCAAAAAAAAAGTAATGATTTATTAATAAAAATACTTGCTGATGAGCAGTTAAAAAAACAGAAATGGATGGAAATAGTTAGTAAGTATCAAGTTAAATTTGAAGAAAAAATAGAGGTGATATTTGCTCCTGATAAGTTGGGATTTACTGCTAAAAATTTATTAGAAATAGCTGAAATTAAAATTAATTGTGAAGGGATAATAAATATTGATAGTTGGCAGACTTTACAGCCGTTTTATAACTAA
- a CDS encoding IucA/IucC family protein, with the protein MQFNTLNSAFNPVIWQNVSQKLLAKMLSEFLYEEIISPEIVEQRDSLISYQLNLPEGIGYKFQAKKRLFDSYRVLPESIYRRENGEWKTATSPFQFAIDIHETVGMTAETTAHLIKELSNTLVADAHIQRNKMAEKVDLLALDYAHLEGEMEGHPWITFNKGRIGFGYDDYLLHAPESKEPICMTWIAIARKDSAFNAIPSLDYQRLITEELEPETTQTFKQILLNEQLNPEDYYFLPVHDWQWKNIVIPLFAEAIALKSIIYLGKSQDQYLPQQSIRTFVNISHRQKHHVKLPLSILNTLVYRGLPNERTQVAPKVTEWVKSICDGDSFLSQECRLILPGEIASLNYNHPYYQNLSGAPYQYKEMLGCLWRESVLSYLEDDEQAITLASLLHCDYQNSPYILQLVEKSGLTLEQWLDRLFNTVLPPLLHYLYRYGVVFSPHGENTILVLKNHTPHRLAMKDFVDDVNVSEYPLPELENLTDDLRKILLTEPPEGLCQFIFAGLFICHHRYLSDLLETYANYSEWKFWSQVRQAILNYQSRFPELKSRFELFNLLAPQFTKLCLNRNRLITYGYGDDCDRPHAAAYGKVNNALYLVEVRLPLNNEFE; encoded by the coding sequence ATGCAATTTAATACTCTCAACTCTGCTTTTAACCCTGTTATTTGGCAAAATGTCAGTCAAAAATTATTAGCGAAAATGCTATCGGAATTTCTCTATGAGGAGATTATTTCCCCTGAAATCGTTGAGCAACGAGATTCTTTGATTTCCTATCAACTAAACTTACCAGAAGGTATTGGTTACAAATTTCAAGCAAAAAAACGTCTTTTTGATAGTTACCGTGTTTTGCCAGAATCTATTTATCGTCGAGAAAACGGTGAGTGGAAAACCGCTACAAGTCCGTTTCAGTTTGCCATTGACATTCATGAAACCGTGGGCATGACGGCAGAAACCACCGCCCATCTAATTAAAGAATTGAGTAATACTCTGGTGGCAGATGCTCACATTCAACGGAATAAAATGGCAGAAAAAGTGGATTTATTAGCTTTGGACTATGCTCACCTTGAAGGGGAAATGGAAGGACATCCTTGGATTACTTTTAATAAAGGGCGTATCGGATTCGGCTATGATGATTATCTTCTCCATGCCCCAGAGAGTAAAGAGCCAATTTGTATGACATGGATTGCGATCGCACGCAAAGACAGTGCTTTTAATGCCATTCCATCATTAGATTATCAACGGCTAATCACAGAAGAATTAGAACCCGAAACAACCCAAACATTTAAGCAAATTTTGCTCAATGAACAACTAAACCCAGAAGATTATTATTTTCTTCCTGTCCATGATTGGCAATGGAAAAATATTGTGATTCCTTTATTTGCAGAGGCGATCGCCCTTAAATCAATCATATATTTGGGCAAAAGTCAAGATCAATATCTCCCACAACAATCCATTCGTACCTTTGTCAATATTAGCCATCGCCAAAAACATCACGTAAAACTCCCCCTAAGTATTTTGAACACCTTAGTTTACCGTGGCTTACCCAACGAGCGAACCCAAGTCGCCCCAAAAGTAACTGAGTGGGTAAAATCTATCTGTGATGGAGATTCATTTTTAAGTCAAGAATGTCGCCTCATTTTACCCGGAGAAATTGCGAGTTTAAACTACAATCACCCCTATTATCAAAATCTCTCTGGCGCACCCTATCAATACAAGGAAATGTTAGGTTGCCTATGGCGGGAAAGTGTTTTAAGCTATCTCGAAGACGATGAACAAGCCATCACCCTCGCATCTCTCTTACATTGTGACTATCAAAATTCTCCCTATATCCTTCAGTTAGTGGAAAAATCAGGTTTAACCTTAGAGCAATGGTTAGATCGCCTGTTTAATACTGTTTTACCGCCGCTTTTACATTACCTCTATCGTTATGGAGTGGTGTTTTCACCCCATGGAGAAAATACAATTTTAGTATTGAAAAACCATACTCCTCACCGTCTAGCCATGAAAGATTTTGTCGATGATGTGAATGTTAGTGAATATCCCTTGCCCGAACTCGAAAACTTAACCGATGATTTACGCAAAATTCTATTAACTGAACCCCCAGAAGGATTATGTCAATTTATTTTTGCAGGTTTATTTATTTGTCATCACCGTTATCTTTCTGATTTATTAGAAACCTATGCCAACTATTCTGAATGGAAGTTTTGGAGTCAAGTTCGACAGGCAATTTTAAATTATCAAAGCCGTTTTCCCGAATTGAAGTCAAGATTTGAGTTATTTAATTTACTCGCACCCCAGTTTACCAAACTCTGTTTAAATCGAAATCGATTGATTACCTATGGTTATGGTGATGATTGCGATCGCCCCCACGCCGCCGCCTATGGTAAAGTAAACAATGCCCTTTATCTTGTTGAAGTAAGACTCCCATTAAACAACGAGTTTGAGTAG
- a CDS encoding lysine N(6)-hydroxylase/L-ornithine N(5)-oxygenase family protein, with amino-acid sequence MTEKIYDLLGVGIGPFNLSLAALIEPISHLETIFLEQKTEFQWHEGLLMEGTTIQVPFLADLVTMADPCSRFTFLNYLREHSRLYNFYFLEEFKIYRREYNHYCQWVSQQLKSCRFSEKVESITWHEEGYFIVQSKNVLTSETSSYKAKNLVLGVGTTPAMPPCFKNFQSQENIFHSAEFLHKQNQYQTAKSVTVIGSGQSAAEVFYQLLQDQEKYHYHLEWHTRSSGFFPMEYSKLGLEHFSPDYIKYFYHLPQEKRDQIRSRQNLLYKGISFSLIADIYNLLYERSIGQKALNVRLRPLLEVKEVEQTEMGYRLSYRHCQEDAYVSHDTDCIILATGYQHSIPPFMDGLNSLIQWDSQHRYDVNFDYRLQLTQDIPNSIFVQNGELHTHGIGTPDLGLGAHRSSVIINTLLGEEIYPVSSQNVFQEFGVAG; translated from the coding sequence ATGACCGAAAAAATTTACGATCTTTTAGGGGTTGGTATTGGCCCATTTAATTTGAGTTTAGCCGCCCTCATAGAACCCATTTCCCACCTAGAAACCATTTTTCTGGAACAAAAAACAGAATTTCAATGGCATGAAGGACTGCTGATGGAAGGAACAACCATTCAAGTACCATTTCTTGCGGATTTGGTGACTATGGCAGATCCTTGTAGTCGTTTCACCTTTTTGAATTATTTACGAGAACATTCTCGCCTTTATAATTTTTATTTTCTGGAAGAATTTAAAATTTATCGCCGTGAATACAATCATTATTGTCAATGGGTTTCACAACAGCTTAAAAGTTGTCGCTTTTCAGAAAAAGTGGAGTCCATTACATGGCATGAAGAGGGATATTTTATAGTTCAATCAAAAAATGTCTTAACCTCCGAAACTAGCAGTTACAAAGCTAAAAACTTAGTCTTAGGGGTTGGCACAACTCCTGCGATGCCCCCTTGTTTTAAAAACTTTCAATCTCAGGAAAATATTTTCCATTCCGCAGAATTTTTACATAAACAAAATCAATATCAAACCGCAAAATCTGTCACCGTCATTGGCTCTGGGCAGAGTGCCGCCGAAGTGTTTTATCAGCTTTTGCAAGATCAAGAAAAGTATCACTATCATTTAGAATGGCATACCCGTTCATCGGGCTTCTTTCCCATGGAATATTCTAAGTTAGGGCTAGAACATTTTTCCCCTGACTACATCAAATATTTTTATCATTTACCACAAGAAAAACGAGATCAGATCAGAAGTAGGCAAAATCTTCTTTACAAAGGAATTAGCTTTAGTTTAATCGCTGATATTTACAATCTATTGTATGAGCGTTCTATTGGTCAAAAAGCCCTCAATGTGCGTCTTCGTCCTTTGTTGGAGGTCAAAGAAGTTGAACAAACCGAGATGGGTTATCGATTAAGTTATCGTCACTGTCAAGAGGATGCTTATGTGAGCCATGATACTGATTGTATTATTTTAGCAACAGGTTATCAGCATTCCATTCCCCCATTTATGGACGGATTAAATTCATTAATTCAGTGGGATTCTCAACATCGCTATGATGTTAATTTTGATTATCGTTTGCAGTTAACCCAAGATATTCCTAACTCTATTTTTGTTCAAAATGGCGAACTACATACCCATGGCATTGGCACCCCAGATTTAGGCTTAGGCGCTCACCGAAGTTCTGTGATTATTAATACCCTGTTGGGAGAAGAAATTTATCCTGTTTCCTCTCAAAATGTTTTCCAAGAGTTTGGGGTTGCTGGATGA
- the sufR gene encoding iron-sulfur cluster biosynthesis transcriptional regulator SufR, producing the protein MNTSLQSSSKEAILQYLLKENQASAQNIAEAMNISTQATRRHLKDLLEQGLIEYDLIRVKTGRPQYLYSLSRQGRDRFPQNYGEFAVSFLDTLTETVGENEVSRVLQKQWEKKADNYRKFMTGKSLQEKVTRLVEMRKEEGYMAELFIIEENPPQFFISEHNCAISDVAESYPQVCSHELEMFSSLFPECLVERTNWIHQGEHRCGYLIKIC; encoded by the coding sequence ATGAATACTTCCCTCCAATCATCTAGTAAAGAAGCAATCTTACAATATTTGCTGAAAGAAAATCAGGCTTCAGCACAAAATATAGCAGAAGCTATGAATATTAGTACCCAAGCAACTCGCAGACACTTAAAAGATTTGCTAGAACAGGGTTTAATTGAATATGATTTAATTCGAGTGAAAACGGGCAGACCTCAATATTTGTATTCTCTGTCACGTCAAGGGCGCGATCGCTTCCCTCAGAATTATGGAGAATTTGCCGTTTCTTTTTTGGATACTCTCACCGAAACAGTAGGAGAAAATGAAGTTAGTAGGGTATTACAAAAACAATGGGAGAAAAAAGCTGATAACTATCGTAAATTCATGACGGGTAAATCCTTACAAGAAAAGGTAACTCGGTTAGTAGAAATGAGAAAGGAAGAAGGCTACATGGCGGAATTATTTATAATCGAAGAAAATCCCCCTCAATTTTTTATTTCTGAGCATAATTGTGCTATTTCTGATGTAGCTGAATCTTATCCTCAAGTTTGTAGTCACGAGTTAGAAATGTTTAGTTCTCTGTTTCCTGAGTGTTTAGTAGAGCGCACAAACTGGATTCATCAGGGTGAACATCGTTGCGGTTATTTAATCAAGATTTGCTGA
- a CDS encoding NAD(P)H-quinone oxidoreductase subunit 5 — protein sequence MDSLKLYEYAWLVPVLPLLSAMVVGLGLISFNQFTNKLRQVNSIFIISTTGVSLALSIGLFWSQWQGHEAFTKMFEWASAGDFTLSMGYTIDHLSSLMMVIVCTVALLVMIYTDGYMAHDAGYVRFYAYLSIFASSMLGLVISPNLVQVYIFWELVGMASYLLIGFWYDRKAAADACQKAFVTNRVGDFGLLLGMLGLYWATGSFDFGVMGDRLQELVISGNIGSWLAILFGILVFLGPVAKSAQFPLHVWLPDAMEGPTPISALIHAATMVAAGVFLIARMYPVFEPIPEVMTVIAWTGCFTAFLGATIALTQNDIKKGLAYSTISQLGYMVMAMGIGGYSAGLFHLMTHAYFKAMLFLCSGSVIHGMEEVVGHEPVLAQDMRLMGNLRKYMPITSTCFLIGTLAICGIPPFAGFWSKDEILGLAFEANPALWLVGWLTAGMTAFYMFRMYFMTFEGDFRGKNEKIKADLLQAAGMSVSEGGHHGEKPHESPATMTFALVMLAIPSVFIGLIGFPWNNRFEAFIFSPNEVEEVAHHFDLTEFLIMGGNSVGIALIGITIASLMYLQGKIDPSAIASKFPSLYNLSLNKWYFDDIYDKIFVKGSRRIARAIMEVDYKVVDGAVNLTGLVTIISGEGLKYLENGRVQFYALIVFGAVLGFVVAFSVVG from the coding sequence ATGGATAGTTTGAAATTATACGAGTACGCATGGTTAGTACCCGTTTTACCCCTACTCTCTGCAATGGTAGTGGGTCTGGGATTAATTTCTTTTAACCAGTTTACTAATAAATTACGACAAGTTAACTCTATTTTTATAATCTCTACTACTGGAGTTTCTCTAGCTTTATCCATCGGACTTTTTTGGAGTCAGTGGCAAGGTCATGAAGCCTTTACTAAAATGTTTGAATGGGCATCGGCAGGAGATTTCACCCTCAGTATGGGTTATACCATTGACCACCTCAGCAGTTTGATGATGGTAATTGTCTGTACTGTTGCCCTTCTGGTCATGATCTATACTGATGGTTATATGGCTCATGATGCTGGTTATGTGCGTTTTTATGCCTATCTGAGCATCTTTGCTTCTTCCATGTTGGGCTTAGTTATTAGTCCTAATTTAGTACAAGTCTATATTTTCTGGGAATTGGTGGGGATGGCTTCTTATCTCCTCATCGGTTTTTGGTACGATCGCAAAGCGGCGGCAGATGCCTGTCAAAAGGCTTTTGTTACCAACCGTGTCGGTGATTTTGGCTTACTCCTCGGTATGCTTGGTTTATATTGGGCAACTGGTAGCTTTGATTTTGGCGTAATGGGCGATCGCCTCCAAGAATTAGTGATTTCAGGTAATATCGGCAGTTGGTTAGCGATTTTATTCGGTATTCTCGTCTTTTTAGGACCTGTGGCTAAATCTGCACAATTTCCTCTCCATGTGTGGCTTCCTGATGCGATGGAAGGTCCTACCCCCATTTCTGCGTTAATTCATGCGGCGACAATGGTTGCGGCTGGTGTATTTTTAATCGCTAGAATGTACCCTGTATTTGAGCCGATTCCTGAAGTGATGACGGTGATTGCTTGGACAGGTTGCTTTACTGCTTTCTTGGGTGCAACTATTGCCTTAACTCAAAATGACATCAAAAAAGGTTTAGCTTATTCCACCATCTCCCAGTTAGGTTATATGGTGATGGCTATGGGCATTGGTGGTTACAGTGCCGGTTTATTTCACCTGATGACTCACGCTTATTTTAAAGCGATGCTATTCTTATGCTCTGGTTCAGTTATTCATGGCATGGAAGAAGTAGTTGGCCATGAACCAGTTTTGGCTCAAGATATGCGTTTGATGGGAAATTTGCGTAAATATATGCCCATTACTTCCACTTGTTTTTTAATTGGTACTTTGGCGATTTGTGGTATTCCTCCTTTTGCAGGATTTTGGTCTAAAGACGAGATTCTTGGTTTAGCTTTTGAAGCCAATCCCGCTCTCTGGTTGGTGGGTTGGTTAACGGCTGGTATGACCGCATTTTATATGTTCAGAATGTACTTTATGACCTTTGAAGGAGACTTTAGGGGTAAAAATGAAAAAATTAAAGCTGATTTACTTCAAGCGGCAGGAATGAGCGTTTCTGAAGGTGGTCATCACGGAGAAAAACCCCATGAATCCCCTGCAACTATGACTTTTGCTTTAGTCATGTTAGCAATTCCTTCTGTGTTTATTGGTTTGATTGGTTTTCCTTGGAATAACCGTTTTGAAGCCTTTATTTTCTCTCCCAATGAAGTGGAAGAAGTTGCTCATCATTTTGACTTAACCGAGTTTTTAATCATGGGTGGTAATTCTGTCGGTATCGCTTTAATCGGTATCACCATCGCTTCTTTAATGTATCTTCAAGGTAAAATTGACCCAAGTGCGATCGCATCTAAGTTTCCTAGTTTGTATAACTTATCCTTGAATAAATGGTACTTTGACGATATTTACGACAAAATCTTTGTCAAAGGCAGTCGTCGTATTGCCCGTGCCATTATGGAGGTGGACTATAAAGTCGTTGATGGTGCAGTTAACTTAACAGGATTAGTAACCATCATTAGCGGTGAAGGCTTAAAATATTTAGAAAATGGTAGAGTACAATTCTACGCTCTCATTGTTTTTGGGGCTGTTTTAGGTTTTGTGGTTGCCTTTAGTGTAGTTGGTTAA
- the trpD gene encoding anthranilate phosphoribosyltransferase — translation MDKDWSDLLKQLLEKQSLTETQAGELMTGWLKEEISPALSGAILTAIQAKGVCAEELAGMARILQNQSLQSEKIDYSEAVIDTCGTGGDGASTFNISTAVAFVASAAGVKVAKHGNRSASSKVGSADVLEYLGIKLNVSDKIAKEALSEVGITFLFAPGWHPAMKSVAPIRKELKIRTIFNLLGPLVNPLYPTGQVIGVYDSQFINPVAEALKLLSINRGVVLHGREKLDEAGLGDITDIALLNEGEITTTTINPQELNLHHESLAALKGGNVEENATILSSVLQGKGTKAQTEVVALNASLALQVAGLIPFGKHLQGIEKCLDIIASGKPWDKLTELVNFYK, via the coding sequence ATGGATAAAGATTGGTCTGATTTACTCAAACAACTATTAGAAAAACAATCCCTCACCGAAACTCAGGCAGGAGAGTTAATGACGGGATGGCTCAAAGAAGAAATCTCTCCTGCCCTTTCTGGGGCGATTTTAACCGCTATTCAAGCAAAAGGTGTCTGTGCAGAAGAATTAGCAGGTATGGCAAGAATTTTACAAAATCAATCCCTACAATCAGAGAAAATTGATTATTCAGAGGCTGTGATTGATACTTGTGGCACAGGGGGAGATGGTGCATCTACTTTTAATATTTCCACGGCTGTTGCTTTCGTTGCATCTGCGGCAGGAGTTAAGGTAGCAAAACATGGTAATCGCTCTGCTTCCAGTAAAGTGGGATCTGCGGATGTATTAGAATATTTAGGAATTAAACTGAATGTTAGTGACAAAATAGCAAAAGAAGCCCTCTCAGAAGTTGGAATAACTTTTCTATTTGCCCCCGGATGGCATCCTGCTATGAAATCCGTTGCACCGATACGAAAAGAGTTAAAAATTAGGACGATATTTAATTTATTAGGTCCTTTGGTTAATCCTTTATACCCCACAGGGCAAGTTATCGGAGTTTATGATTCTCAATTTATCAATCCTGTGGCTGAAGCCTTAAAATTACTATCGATAAATAGAGGTGTTGTTTTACACGGTAGAGAAAAATTAGATGAGGCAGGTTTAGGAGACATTACCGATATAGCATTGCTCAATGAAGGTGAAATTACCACAACAACGATTAATCCCCAAGAGTTAAATTTGCACCATGAGTCTTTAGCGGCTTTGAAAGGGGGTAACGTGGAAGAGAATGCGACTATTTTAAGCTCTGTATTACAAGGAAAAGGGACAAAAGCACAGACTGAAGTCGTGGCTTTAAATGCTTCTTTAGCGTTGCAAGTGGCAGGATTAATTCCATTTGGAAAACATCTTCAGGGAATTGAAAAATGTCTCGATATAATTGCCAGTGGAAAGCCATGGGATAAATTAACTGAATTGGTAAATTTCTATAAGTAG
- a CDS encoding tetratricopeptide repeat protein has translation MMVQPMEDYNFLNNRNQAIENYIQRVTELTQLKQTIPTNEELLKIASELGISDGEIAIAQKQSQAHFLRAQGYYSLNHWEDAIAELEEALAFNPSHLPMLHLLINAYIGRWKDKHNRQDEIQARLRIKQCLEIQPDDQESLKLLAKLDQSIRNYQYRFWSLGAITVLFCGSIIGFFISDNLSLNLFNKNDQILQNLQQELNLEIDTLRKEQTLLYNESLEQLRNQQRINNDLENRIIELQNQIKNLEQKNQELLNKINQNQSSENPFNQIPESEINE, from the coding sequence ATGATGGTACAACCTATGGAGGATTATAATTTCTTAAATAATCGCAATCAAGCCATTGAAAATTATATTCAACGGGTGACGGAATTGACTCAGTTAAAACAAACTATTCCTACTAATGAGGAGTTGCTGAAAATTGCTTCAGAATTAGGTATTAGTGATGGGGAAATTGCTATTGCTCAAAAACAGTCTCAAGCTCATTTTTTACGGGCTCAGGGTTATTATTCTCTCAATCATTGGGAAGATGCGATCGCAGAATTGGAGGAAGCCTTGGCTTTTAATCCATCTCATTTACCGATGTTACATTTATTAATTAACGCTTATATTGGTAGATGGAAAGATAAGCATAACCGTCAGGATGAAATACAAGCAAGACTAAGAATTAAGCAATGTTTAGAAATTCAACCAGATGATCAAGAATCTCTCAAATTATTAGCTAAATTAGATCAATCTATTCGTAACTATCAATATCGATTTTGGAGTTTAGGGGCGATTACCGTCTTATTTTGTGGTTCGATAATTGGATTTTTTATTTCTGATAATTTATCCTTAAATTTATTTAATAAAAATGATCAAATTTTGCAAAATTTACAACAGGAACTCAATTTAGAAATAGATACTTTAAGAAAAGAACAAACTTTGTTATATAATGAGTCTTTAGAACAATTAAGAAATCAACAAAGAATCAATAATGATCTAGAAAACAGAATCATAGAATTACAAAATCAAATTAAAAATTTAGAGCAGAAAAACCAAGAATTACTCAATAAAATTAATCAAAATCAATCATCAGAAAATCCATTTAACCAAATACCTGAATCAGAAATTAATGAATAG
- a CDS encoding FtsW/RodA/SpoVE family cell cycle protein gives MNIVPRLIPFYQPDINTWSLEARLLRWLTFLWIALGLIILFSASYAVGIEDSGNGWYYFQRQFFWAVIGLILFKIIIQIPISYILKWSGWGYVACLFMIFLTVIGLGQNINGAQRWLSLGPIQIQPSELLKPFLILQGAIVFGGWKKLNWTVKGTWLGIFAFTLACILKQPNLSTTALCGMTLWLMALAGGVPYLQLMVTAMGGVLVAGLSVMVNPYQLRRITSFVDPWADARGDGYQLVQSLLAIGSGGEYGVGFGMSQQKLFYLPFQYTDFIFAVFAEEFGFIGCLLLILLLVSFTTISFLVAIRCHHPTKRLIAVGVMIILIGQSLINIGVNIGALPTTGLPFPFLSYGGSSVLSSLMLVALLIRVAIETNITEKTSV, from the coding sequence ATGAATATAGTTCCCCGTTTAATACCTTTTTATCAACCTGATATTAATACATGGTCATTGGAAGCAAGATTGTTACGCTGGTTGACATTTCTCTGGATTGCTCTTGGTTTAATTATTCTTTTTTCTGCTTCCTATGCAGTGGGGATTGAGGATAGTGGAAATGGTTGGTATTATTTTCAACGACAATTTTTTTGGGCTGTTATTGGTTTAATTCTTTTTAAGATAATTATTCAGATACCAATTAGTTATATTTTAAAGTGGTCAGGATGGGGATATGTTGCTTGTTTATTTATGATTTTTCTGACGGTTATCGGTTTGGGACAAAATATTAATGGGGCACAGAGATGGTTAAGTTTAGGTCCTATTCAAATTCAACCTTCAGAATTGCTTAAACCTTTTTTGATTTTACAGGGGGCAATAGTTTTTGGTGGTTGGAAAAAGTTAAATTGGACGGTTAAGGGTACATGGTTGGGAATTTTCGCTTTTACTTTAGCCTGTATTTTGAAGCAACCTAATTTGAGTACAACGGCTTTGTGTGGTATGACGTTATGGTTAATGGCTTTGGCTGGTGGTGTGCCTTATCTTCAGTTAATGGTAACGGCGATGGGGGGAGTGTTGGTGGCGGGTTTAAGTGTGATGGTAAATCCTTATCAGTTAAGACGTATTACTTCTTTTGTTGATCCTTGGGCAGATGCTAGGGGGGATGGTTATCAGTTAGTGCAAAGTCTGTTGGCGATTGGTTCGGGGGGAGAGTATGGAGTTGGTTTTGGGATGTCTCAACAAAAATTGTTTTATTTACCTTTCCAATATACGGATTTTATTTTTGCAGTGTTTGCGGAAGAGTTTGGATTTATTGGTTGTCTATTGTTAATTTTGCTATTAGTTAGTTTTACGACTATTTCTTTTTTGGTGGCTATTCGCTGTCATCATCCGACTAAGCGTTTAATTGCTGTGGGGGTAATGATTATTTTAATTGGTCAGTCTTTAATTAATATAGGTGTTAATATAGGTGCGTTACCAACTACTGGTTTGCCTTTTCCTTTTTTAAGTTATGGTGGTAGTTCAGTGTTAAGTAGTTTAATGTTGGTTGCTTTGTTAATTCGAGTTGCTATTGAAACTAATATTACTGAAAAGACTTCTGTTTAG